From the genome of Apus apus isolate bApuApu2 chromosome 19, bApuApu2.pri.cur, whole genome shotgun sequence, one region includes:
- the DPM2 gene encoding dolichol phosphate-mannose biosynthesis regulatory protein, producing MATATDQVVGFGLVAFSLVLFVYYTLWIIVLPFIDSDHGLHGWFLPREYAVIIPVVAGLLLLLFIGVFIMVVTWKSRKTTKKTD from the exons ATG GCCACGGCAACCGACCAGGTGGTGGGGTTCGGCTTGGTCGCCTTCAGCCTCGTTCTCTTTGTTTACTACACCCTGTGGATCATCGTGCTG cccttcATTGACAGCGACCACGGGCTCCACGGGTGGTTCTTGCCCAGGGAATACGCCGTGATCATCCCCGTGGTGGccgggctgctgctgctgctatttaTAG GTGTTTTTATAATGGTTGTGACGTGGAAGAGCaggaaaaccacaaagaaaacgGACTGA
- the ST6GALNAC4 gene encoding alpha-N-acetyl-neuraminyl-2,3-beta-galactosyl-1,3-N-acetyl-galactosaminide alpha-2,6-sialyltransferase isoform X1 — protein sequence MFLSQLSCPVSGSAGSWWHTEGASPRPPGDPRTRPGDPPAPPRMKALVRLFLALVCAAVLAVLYVLLCSRISSPPLCRPPGERGSPAAPTVLSFQGYSRVPSGKPLERALCRRCAVVSSSGQMLGSHLGEAIDGQDCVLRMNHAPTAGYEEDVGARTTVRVVSHTSVPLLLRNQPYFFQQSQESLYVIWGPAKKMNREKRGSTYQALLKVVQVYPHLQIYTLTEEKMTYCDDIFQNETGKNRMQSGSFLSTGWFTMILAMELCEQIYVFGMVSDSYCREKNHLSVPYHYFERGRLDECGMYLLHERVRRGGHRFITEKAIFSRWAKRRNITFTHPSWAGK from the exons ATGTTCCTGTCGCAGCTGAGCTGCCCCGTGTCTGGCAGCGCTGGGAGCTGGTGGCACACGGAG GGTGCGAGCCCCCGCCCTCCGGGTGACCCCCGGACCCGGCCGGGGGACCCGCCAGCCCCCCCGAGGATGAAGGCGCTG GTTCGCCTCTTCCTGGCGCTGGTGTGCGCGGCGGTGCTGGCCGTGCTCTACGTCCTGCTGTGCTCCCGGATCAGCTCCCCACCCCTTTGCCGGCcccccggggagcggggcagccccgcggcaCCCACCGTCCTCAGCTTCCAGGGCTACAGCCGCGTCCCCAGCGGGAAG CCGCTGGAGCGGGCGCTGTGCCGCCGCTGCGCCGTGGTCTCCAGCTCGGGGCAGATGCTGGGCTCGCACCTGGGAGAGGCCATCGACGGGCAGGACTGTGTCCTGCGCATGAACCACGCGCCCACTGCCGGCTACGAGGAGGACGTCGGGGCACGGACCACTGTCCGGGTGGTGTCACACACCAGCGTCCCGCTGCTGCTGAGGAACCAGCCCTACTTCTTCCAGCAGTCTCAGGAGAGCCTTTACGTCATCTGGGGGCCAGCAAAGAAGATGAACCGGGAGAAGAGGGGCTCGACCTACCAGGCACTGCTGAAGGTGGTGCAGGTGTACCCACACCTGCAGATCTACACCCTGACCGAGGAGAAGATGACGTATTGCGATGACATCTTCCAGAATGAGACAGGGAAGAACAG GATGCAGTCAGGTTCCTTCCTGAGCACGGGCTGGTTCACCATGATCCTGGCCATGGAGCTGTGCGAGCAGATCTACGTCTTTGGGATGGTCAGCGACAGCTACTGCAG GGAGAAGAACCACTTGAGTGTGCCCTACCACTACTTCGAGAGGGGCCGGCTGGATGAGTGTGGGATGTACCTGCTGCACGAGCGGGTGCGCCGCGGCGGGCACCGCTTCATCACCGAGAAAGCCATCTTCTCCCGCTGGGCCAAGAGGAGGAACATCACCTTCACCCACCCGTCCTGGGCAGGCAAGTAG
- the ST6GALNAC4 gene encoding alpha-N-acetyl-neuraminyl-2,3-beta-galactosyl-1,3-N-acetyl-galactosaminide alpha-2,6-sialyltransferase isoform X2 — MKALVRLFLALVCAAVLAVLYVLLCSRISSPPLCRPPGERGSPAAPTVLSFQGYSRVPSGKPLERALCRRCAVVSSSGQMLGSHLGEAIDGQDCVLRMNHAPTAGYEEDVGARTTVRVVSHTSVPLLLRNQPYFFQQSQESLYVIWGPAKKMNREKRGSTYQALLKVVQVYPHLQIYTLTEEKMTYCDDIFQNETGKNRMQSGSFLSTGWFTMILAMELCEQIYVFGMVSDSYCREKNHLSVPYHYFERGRLDECGMYLLHERVRRGGHRFITEKAIFSRWAKRRNITFTHPSWAGK; from the exons ATGAAGGCGCTG GTTCGCCTCTTCCTGGCGCTGGTGTGCGCGGCGGTGCTGGCCGTGCTCTACGTCCTGCTGTGCTCCCGGATCAGCTCCCCACCCCTTTGCCGGCcccccggggagcggggcagccccgcggcaCCCACCGTCCTCAGCTTCCAGGGCTACAGCCGCGTCCCCAGCGGGAAG CCGCTGGAGCGGGCGCTGTGCCGCCGCTGCGCCGTGGTCTCCAGCTCGGGGCAGATGCTGGGCTCGCACCTGGGAGAGGCCATCGACGGGCAGGACTGTGTCCTGCGCATGAACCACGCGCCCACTGCCGGCTACGAGGAGGACGTCGGGGCACGGACCACTGTCCGGGTGGTGTCACACACCAGCGTCCCGCTGCTGCTGAGGAACCAGCCCTACTTCTTCCAGCAGTCTCAGGAGAGCCTTTACGTCATCTGGGGGCCAGCAAAGAAGATGAACCGGGAGAAGAGGGGCTCGACCTACCAGGCACTGCTGAAGGTGGTGCAGGTGTACCCACACCTGCAGATCTACACCCTGACCGAGGAGAAGATGACGTATTGCGATGACATCTTCCAGAATGAGACAGGGAAGAACAG GATGCAGTCAGGTTCCTTCCTGAGCACGGGCTGGTTCACCATGATCCTGGCCATGGAGCTGTGCGAGCAGATCTACGTCTTTGGGATGGTCAGCGACAGCTACTGCAG GGAGAAGAACCACTTGAGTGTGCCCTACCACTACTTCGAGAGGGGCCGGCTGGATGAGTGTGGGATGTACCTGCTGCACGAGCGGGTGCGCCGCGGCGGGCACCGCTTCATCACCGAGAAAGCCATCTTCTCCCGCTGGGCCAAGAGGAGGAACATCACCTTCACCCACCCGTCCTGGGCAGGCAAGTAG
- the ST6GALNAC6 gene encoding alpha-N-acetylgalactosaminide alpha-2,6-sialyltransferase 6 isoform X1: protein MADGVDVWVSLVVSRWAEGAPCAPISAAAKCWGQMRSELSGSRGCCWDSFPHGEAHGALCPVPQPHAGKGITSGAQIPLDRRRQPQRGCRWSPLPRPAKSPGEGPCASRPARARPRHPSNVALPPPAARAAPAAPGTAGQRCLPQPPLPLCPGGRRLRRGKPGGRSPAVGPGGVPAPRRAAPGPGGRHQDPEGGTRTPRGSPAARGSRESVRARPRGASRSIAERSGHPSSDVTPGVQPWPCWPEGPGSPPHPAAWRRRRWTPPLPAADESPPPSSGSGSEVFPYSPLRGSARRPPDLKKWGVKSGYLPVCGNKTLTARCHQCVIVTSSSHLLGTRLGTAINGAECTIRMNDAPTTGYEADVGNKTSFRVVAHSSLYRVLKRPQEFVNKTPETIFIFWGPPAKMQKSLLKIIQRVSASFPNMTAYVVSPGRMKQFDDLFRGETGKDREKSRSWLSTGWFTMVIAVELCDAVHVYGMVPPNYCGRRPPPRRLPYHYYEPKGPDECTTYIHNERSRRGNHHRFITEKRVFASWAGLYNITFSHPAWP, encoded by the exons ATGGCAGATGGGGTTGATGTTTGGGTGAGCCTGGTGGTGTCTAGGTGGGCAGAGGGAGCCCCATGTGCTCCCATTTCAGCTGCAGCCAAATGCTGGGGTCAAATGAGGAGTGAGTTGTCTGGGAGCAGGGGTTGCTGCTGGGACAGCTTCCCACACGGAGAAGCCCATGGAGCGCTTTGTCCGGTGCCGCAGCCCCACGCAGGTAAGGGCATCACCAGCGGAGCCCAAATCCCCCTGGACAGACGTCGGCAGCCGCAGCGGGGATGCAGGTGGAGCCCCCTTCCTCGTCCGGCGAAATCCCCCGGCGAGGGGCCCTGTGCTTCCCGGCCGGCGCGGGCGAGGCCGCGGCATCCCAGCAATGTGGCCCTGCCCCCGCCAGCGGCTCGGGCTgcacctgctgctcctggcactgCCGGGCAGCGCtgcctcccgcagccccccctgcccctctgcccgGGGGGCCGGCGCCTCCGCAGAGGCAAACCCGGCGGGAGGAGCCCCGCAGTAGGACCCGGCGGGGTTCCCGCACCCCGGCGGGCGGCACCAGGACCCGGAGGGCGGCACCAGGACCCGGAGGGCGGCACCAGGACCCCGCGGGGTTCCCCGGCGGCGCGCGGCTCCCGGGAGTCCGTGCGCGCGCGGCCCCGCGGAGCATCGCGGAGCATCGCGGAGCGGTCCGGGCACCCG AGCAGCGATGTGACCCCCGGGGTGCAGCCATGGCCGTGCTGGCCGGAGGGGCCTGGCAGCCCCCCGCACCCCGCGGCGTGGAGGAGAAGACGATGGACCCCCCCACTGCCCGCTGCAGATGAGAGCCCCCCGCCCAG CTCCGGCAGCGGGAGCGAGGTCTTCCCCTACAGCCCCCTGCGGGGCAGCGCCCGCCGGCCCCCCGACCTCAAGAAGTGGGGGGTGAAAAGTGGGTACCTGCCCGTCTGCGGCAACAAG ACCCTGACTGCCCGCTGCCACCAGTGTGTCATTGTTACCAGCTCCAGCCACCTCCTGGGCACTCGCCTGGGCACGGCCATCAACGGGGCCGAGTGCACCATCCGCATGAACGACGCTCCCACCACGGGCTATGAGGCTGACGTGGGCAACAAGACCAGCTTCCGCGTGGTCGCCCACTCCAGCCTCTACCGCGTCCTCAAGCGGCCCCAGGAGTTCGTCAACAAGACCCCAGAGACCATCTTCATCTTCTGGGGGCCACCTGCCAAGATGCAGAAGAGCCTCCTGAAGATCATCCAACGTGTCAGTGCCTCCTTCCCCAACATGACAGCCTACGTGGTCTCCCCTGGCCGCATGAAGCAGTTTGATGACCTGTTTCGGGGGGAGACAGGGAAGGACAG GGAGAAGTCGCGCTCGTGGCTCAGCACCGGCTGGTTCACCATGGTGATCGCGGTGGAGCTCTGCGACGCCGTCCACGTCTACGGGATGGTGCCACCCAACTACTGCGG ccgccggcccccgccgcgccgcctGCCCTACCATTACTACGAGCCGAAGGGCCCCGACGAGTGCACCACCTACATCCACAACGAGCGGAGCCGCAGGGGCAACCACCATCGCTTCATCACCGAGAAGCGGGTCTTCGCCAGCTGGGCAGGCCTCTACAACATCACCTTCTCCCACCCCGCCTGGCCCTAG
- the ST6GALNAC6 gene encoding alpha-N-acetylgalactosaminide alpha-2,6-sialyltransferase 6 isoform X2: MSGSTSQRAAALGVLFALIMLLIIYSSGSGSEVFPYSPLRGSARRPPDLKKWGVKSGYLPVCGNKTLTARCHQCVIVTSSSHLLGTRLGTAINGAECTIRMNDAPTTGYEADVGNKTSFRVVAHSSLYRVLKRPQEFVNKTPETIFIFWGPPAKMQKSLLKIIQRVSASFPNMTAYVVSPGRMKQFDDLFRGETGKDREKSRSWLSTGWFTMVIAVELCDAVHVYGMVPPNYCGRRPPPRRLPYHYYEPKGPDECTTYIHNERSRRGNHHRFITEKRVFASWAGLYNITFSHPAWP; this comes from the exons ATGAGCGGCAGCACG AGCCAGCGTGCCGCCGCCCTGGGGGTCCTCTTTGCCCTGATCATGTTGCTGATCATCTACAGCTCCGGCAGCGGGAGCGAGGTCTTCCCCTACAGCCCCCTGCGGGGCAGCGCCCGCCGGCCCCCCGACCTCAAGAAGTGGGGGGTGAAAAGTGGGTACCTGCCCGTCTGCGGCAACAAG ACCCTGACTGCCCGCTGCCACCAGTGTGTCATTGTTACCAGCTCCAGCCACCTCCTGGGCACTCGCCTGGGCACGGCCATCAACGGGGCCGAGTGCACCATCCGCATGAACGACGCTCCCACCACGGGCTATGAGGCTGACGTGGGCAACAAGACCAGCTTCCGCGTGGTCGCCCACTCCAGCCTCTACCGCGTCCTCAAGCGGCCCCAGGAGTTCGTCAACAAGACCCCAGAGACCATCTTCATCTTCTGGGGGCCACCTGCCAAGATGCAGAAGAGCCTCCTGAAGATCATCCAACGTGTCAGTGCCTCCTTCCCCAACATGACAGCCTACGTGGTCTCCCCTGGCCGCATGAAGCAGTTTGATGACCTGTTTCGGGGGGAGACAGGGAAGGACAG GGAGAAGTCGCGCTCGTGGCTCAGCACCGGCTGGTTCACCATGGTGATCGCGGTGGAGCTCTGCGACGCCGTCCACGTCTACGGGATGGTGCCACCCAACTACTGCGG ccgccggcccccgccgcgccgcctGCCCTACCATTACTACGAGCCGAAGGGCCCCGACGAGTGCACCACCTACATCCACAACGAGCGGAGCCGCAGGGGCAACCACCATCGCTTCATCACCGAGAAGCGGGTCTTCGCCAGCTGGGCAGGCCTCTACAACATCACCTTCTCCCACCCCGCCTGGCCCTAG
- the AK1 gene encoding adenylate kinase isoenzyme 1: MSTEKLKQHKIIFVVGGPGSGKGTQCEKIVQKYGYTHLSTGDLLRAEVSSGSERGKKLQAIMEKGELVPLDTVLDMLRDAMVAKADVSKGFLIDGYPREVKQGEEFEKKIAPPTLLLYVDAGKETMVKRLLKRGETSGRVDDNEETIKKRLETYYKATEPVIAFYKSRGIVRQLNAEGSVEEVFQQVCSHLDSL; the protein is encoded by the exons ATGTCGACAG AAAAACTCAAACAGCAcaaaatcatctttgtggtgG GTGGCCCTGGCTCAGGGAAGGGGACCCAGTGTGAGAAGATCGTGCAGAAATATGGCTACACCCACCTCTCCACGGGGGACCTGCTGCGGGCCGAGGTCAGCTCGGGCTCGGAGCGGGGCAAGAAGCTGCAGGCCATCATGGAGAAGGGCGAGCTGGTGCCCCTG GACACAGTGCTGGACATGCTGAGGGATGCCATGGTGGCCAAAGCAGACGTGTCCAAGGGCTTCCTCATCGATGGCTACCCCCGTGAGGtgaagcagggagaggagtTTGAGAAGAAG ATCGCCCCCCCAACGCTGCTGCTCTACGTGGACGCCGGGAAGGAGACGATGGTGAAGCGCCTGCTGAAGAGAGGCGAGACCAGCGGGCGGGTAGACGACAACGAGGAGACCATCAAGAAACGTCTGGAGACCTACTACAAGGCCACCGAGCCTGTCATTGCCTTCTACAAGAGCAGAGGAATCGTCCGCCAG CTCAACGCCGAGGGCTCCGTGGAGGAGGTTTTCCAGCAGGTCTGCTCCCACCTCGACAGCCTCTAG